One region of Bactrocera neohumeralis isolate Rockhampton chromosome 5, APGP_CSIRO_Bneo_wtdbg2-racon-allhic-juicebox.fasta_v2, whole genome shotgun sequence genomic DNA includes:
- the LOC126760187 gene encoding survival motor neuron protein: MEIINKDCADQSWDESMLIKSYGECVNLGSEDVAKYISSNTNNGATKMLKTEQSPLTEFNVGDYVRSTYHDDGCDYEAKILSKDGSNDTCLVKYIGYDNEEIVNLKDLLPSWGKKARRLQFQQANARGRKDIDSTVSSSKKMLTDMLPPPPPLPPMLTQNIGDSEHLSAMLMSWYMSGYYTGIYEGIKLAKDKNK; this comes from the coding sequence ATGGAAATTATTAATAAAGACTGTGCGGACCAGTCCTGGGATGAGAGTATGTTAATTAAATCCTATGGCGAATGTGTAAATCTTGGTAGCGAAGATGTGGCAAAATACATATCTAGTAACACCAATAACGGagcaacaaaaatgttgaaaactgaACAAAGTCCTTTAACAGAATTTAATGTTGGCGACTACGTTAGATCTACTTACCACGATGATGGTTGTGATTATGAAGCGAAAATATTATCGAAGGACGGATCTAATGATACATGCTTGGTGAAATATATTGGTTACGATAATGAAGAAATAGTTAATCTGAAGGACTTGTTACCGTCTTGGGGGAAAAAGGCACGTCGTTTACAGTTTCAACAGGCGAACGCGCGGGGACGGAAAGATATTGATAGTACTGTTAGTAGCAGTAAGAAAATGTTAACTGATATGTTACCCCCTCCTCCACCTTTACCGCCTATGCTTACACAAAATATTGGTGATTCGGAACATTTATCAGCTATGTTAATGTCCTGGTATATGAGTGGTTATTATACTGGTATATATGAAGG